From Camelus bactrianus isolate YW-2024 breed Bactrian camel chromosome 35, ASM4877302v1, whole genome shotgun sequence, a single genomic window includes:
- the LOC141575964 gene encoding trafficking protein particle complex subunit 9-like isoform X6 yields MPVTQLEACFEAVRVLAIQKRSLEASKFLQNVVYFHLRQLFKVITGVLTSERPKASTTACSSDTRSEERIQQCSILSELYELIGFYRKSAFFKRVAPVQRAAPGIPEPGGKACYRLLLQMLPGYSLSLDLQDFSKVVGTKTLLQSH; encoded by the exons atgccggtgactcagttagaagcatgcttcgaagctgtccgtgtccttgccatccagaaacggagcctggaagcttccaaatttctccagaatgtggtttactTTCACCTTCGACAG ctttttaaagtcatcactggagtgctaacTTCAGAgcgtcccaaagcatccaccactgcctgttcttcagacact cgttccgaggagagaattcagcagtgcagcatcctctccgagctctatgagttgatcggcttctaccgcaagtccgccttcttcaagcgggtggcccccgtgcagcgcgcggcccccggcatcccggagcctggtgggaaggcctgctaccgactccttctgcagatgcttcctggctacagtctgtcgctggacctgcaggacttcagcaaagttgttggaactaaaacattgcttcagtcccattaa